The Pseudomonas berkeleyensis genome includes a region encoding these proteins:
- a CDS encoding NnrS family protein, with protein sequence MQLLDRKQALSIPPVWRLGFRPFFLAGALFALLAVALWAAVLHGAPGLAVPGGMLAWHRHEMPFGFGLAIIAGFLLTAVQNWTGRPGLSGWPLISLFGVWLAARLAWFVPASLAVLIALQLAFIGLFIAQMARQLIAARQRNNYPILLVLSLLALCQALTLTGLALGDDNLQRRGALAALWLVAVLLSLIGGRVIPFFTQRGLGRVEAFATHPWLDRLLLACGVLVAALFASGHNLQGHPWLAAPFILLSVLHGLRLWRWHLRGIWGVPLLWSLHLGYAWLLVASLSMAAWHLGWLTHPSLASHALAVGAMGGLILAMMARVSLGHTGRALQPPKAMAWAFGLLNLGALIRVAAGSGWLWLAVVCWGAAFVLFAWYYAPMLCQARVDGHPG encoded by the coding sequence ATGCAATTGCTTGATCGCAAACAGGCACTGAGCATCCCGCCAGTCTGGCGCCTGGGTTTTCGCCCGTTCTTTCTCGCTGGCGCCCTGTTCGCCCTGCTCGCCGTCGCCCTCTGGGCGGCGGTGCTGCATGGTGCACCGGGCCTGGCGGTGCCCGGCGGCATGCTGGCCTGGCATCGTCATGAGATGCCCTTTGGTTTCGGTCTGGCGATCATCGCCGGTTTCCTGCTAACTGCCGTGCAGAACTGGACAGGCCGCCCAGGCCTGAGCGGATGGCCGCTGATCAGCCTGTTCGGCGTCTGGCTGGCGGCACGCCTGGCCTGGTTCGTACCCGCATCGCTGGCGGTGCTGATCGCACTGCAACTGGCCTTTATCGGCCTGTTCATCGCGCAGATGGCGCGCCAACTGATCGCGGCCCGGCAACGCAACAACTACCCGATCCTGCTGGTGCTGAGCCTGCTTGCGCTGTGCCAGGCACTCACGCTCACGGGTCTGGCGCTGGGCGATGACAACCTGCAGCGTCGCGGGGCGCTGGCCGCCCTATGGCTGGTCGCGGTGCTGCTGAGCCTGATCGGCGGCCGGGTGATCCCCTTCTTCACCCAGCGCGGCCTGGGTCGAGTCGAGGCATTCGCCACTCACCCCTGGCTGGATCGCTTGCTGCTAGCCTGCGGCGTACTGGTCGCGGCGCTATTCGCCAGCGGGCATAACCTGCAGGGCCACCCGTGGCTGGCCGCGCCTTTCATCCTGCTGAGCGTGCTGCATGGCCTGCGTCTGTGGCGCTGGCATCTACGCGGCATCTGGGGCGTGCCGCTGTTGTGGTCGCTGCACCTGGGCTACGCCTGGCTGCTGGTCGCCAGCCTCAGCATGGCCGCCTGGCACCTGGGCTGGCTGACGCACCCCAGCCTGGCCAGCCATGCGTTGGCAGTGGGTGCGATGGGCGGGCTGATCCTGGCGATGATGGCGCGGGTCAGCCTCGGCCATACCGGTCGCGCCCTGCAACCGCCCAAGGCGATGGCCTGGGCCTTTGGTCTGCTCAATCTGGGCGCACTGATCAGGGTCGCCGCCGGCAGCGGCTGGTTATGGCTGGCAGTCGTATGCTGGGGCGCGGCCTTCGTCCTGTTCGCCTGGTATTACGCGCCGATGCTGTGCCAGGCGCGGGTCGATGGGCATCCGGGGTGA
- the norR gene encoding nitric oxide reductase transcriptional regulator NorR, translating into MTANPLLETLIPLVADLSRELDDSERYRRLLAALRQLFPCDAVALLRLDGEILVPLAVEGLSADTLGRRFKVSEHPRLAALLEHAGPTRFAADCGLPDPYDGLVEGLHGHLEVHDCLGCPLYLDEQLWGLLTLDSLDPASFGRLDLDSLDAFASLAAATVKVSERISGLAQRVETERQLTELYKQARQRPRELVGQSAALRKLQDEIRLVGDSPLTVLITGETGVGKELVAEAIHAASPRAQRPLVSINCAALPDALVESELFGHVRGAFSGAMSERSGKFELADGGSLFLDEVGELPLAIQAKLLRVLQSGQLQRVGSDREHRVDVRVIAATNRDLAAEVRAGRFRADLYHRLSVYPLPVPPLRERGRDVLLLAGYFLEENRARLGLRSLRLSAEAQKALLGHDWPGNVRELEHLIGRAAIKALARHGERPRILSLDVQDLDLPSSETRAAVEAVLASGEPVPEGVELRTAVDAFQRQLIEQCLARHQGKWADAARELGVDRANLSRLAKRLGIK; encoded by the coding sequence GTGACCGCTAACCCTCTGCTGGAAACTCTGATTCCCCTGGTCGCTGATCTGTCCCGTGAGCTGGATGACAGCGAGCGTTACCGCCGCCTGCTCGCCGCCTTGCGCCAGCTATTCCCCTGCGATGCCGTGGCGCTGCTGCGGCTCGATGGTGAAATTCTGGTGCCGCTGGCGGTCGAGGGGTTGAGCGCCGATACCCTGGGGCGACGGTTCAAGGTCAGCGAGCATCCGCGTTTGGCTGCGTTGCTGGAGCACGCCGGGCCGACCCGTTTCGCTGCTGATTGCGGCCTGCCTGACCCCTATGACGGCCTGGTCGAGGGGCTGCATGGCCACCTTGAAGTGCACGACTGCCTCGGTTGCCCGCTGTATCTGGACGAGCAGCTCTGGGGCCTGCTGACCCTGGACTCGCTCGATCCGGCCAGTTTCGGGCGGCTCGATCTGGACAGCCTCGACGCCTTTGCCAGCCTGGCGGCGGCCACGGTCAAGGTCAGCGAGCGTATCAGCGGCCTGGCGCAGCGGGTCGAGACTGAGCGTCAGCTCACCGAGCTGTACAAGCAGGCGCGGCAGCGACCGCGCGAGTTGGTGGGGCAGAGCGCGGCGCTGCGCAAGCTGCAGGACGAGATTCGTCTGGTTGGCGACAGCCCGCTGACCGTACTGATCACGGGCGAGACCGGCGTCGGCAAGGAGTTGGTGGCCGAGGCGATTCATGCCGCTTCGCCGCGCGCGCAGCGCCCGCTGGTCAGCATCAACTGCGCAGCATTGCCCGATGCGCTGGTGGAGAGCGAACTGTTCGGCCATGTGCGCGGCGCTTTTTCCGGGGCGATGAGCGAGCGTAGCGGCAAGTTCGAGCTGGCCGATGGTGGCAGTTTGTTTCTCGACGAAGTGGGCGAGTTGCCTTTGGCGATCCAGGCCAAGCTGTTGCGCGTGTTGCAGAGCGGCCAGTTGCAACGGGTTGGCTCGGATCGCGAGCATCGCGTCGATGTGCGGGTGATCGCCGCCACCAACCGCGACCTGGCGGCCGAAGTGCGTGCCGGACGCTTTCGCGCCGACCTCTATCACCGCCTGAGCGTCTATCCGCTGCCGGTGCCGCCGTTGCGTGAGCGCGGTCGCGATGTGTTGTTGCTGGCCGGCTACTTCCTCGAAGAGAACCGCGCCCGGCTCGGGCTGCGCAGCCTGCGCCTGAGTGCCGAGGCGCAGAAGGCGCTGCTGGGCCACGACTGGCCGGGCAACGTGCGTGAGCTGGAGCACTTGATCGGCCGCGCGGCGATCAAGGCGCTGGCGCGCCATGGCGAGCGTCCGCGGATTCTCAGTTTGGACGTGCAGGATCTGGACTTGCCGAGCAGTGAGACGAGGGCAGCCGTCGAGGCCGTGTTGGCGTCCGGCGAGCCGGTGCCGGAAGGCGTGGAGCTGCGCACGGCGGTGGACGCCTTCCAGCGACAGTTGATCGAACAGTGCCTGGCGCGGCATCAGGGCAAATGGGCCGACGCGGCGCGCGAGCTGGGCGTGGATCGCGCCAACCTCAGCCGCCTGGCCAAGCGGCTGGGCATTAAGTAG
- the hmpA gene encoding NO-inducible flavohemoprotein — translation MLTNAQRDLIKATVPLLESGGEALTTHFYRMMLSEYPEVRPLFNQAHQASGDQPRALANGVLMYARHIDKLEALGPLVRQVVNKHVALQILPEHYPIVGSCLLRAIREVLGEEIATDTVIEAWAVAYQQLADIFIGAEEQLYQDNATAPGGWRGARAFRVARKVVESTEITSFHLAPVDAGALLDYQPGQYIGMRLLLDGEEVRRNYSLSALANGREYRISVKREPGGRVSSHLHDNVQVGDELELFPPAGEFTLNASDKPLALISAGVGITPALAMLDAARHSGRPIHFIHCARNAEVHAFRDWVDAHAAEHPQIRHYVCYSEPCEGDAADATGLLSRDLLAQWLPADRDLDAYFLGPKPFMAQVKRHLQALGVPDEQSRYEFFGPASALDS, via the coding sequence ATGCTGACCAACGCTCAACGTGACCTGATCAAAGCCACCGTACCCCTGCTGGAAAGCGGCGGAGAAGCGCTCACCACGCACTTCTACCGGATGATGCTCAGCGAGTACCCCGAGGTACGCCCGCTGTTCAACCAGGCGCATCAGGCCAGTGGTGATCAGCCACGCGCTCTGGCCAACGGCGTGCTGATGTACGCCCGCCATATCGACAAACTCGAAGCACTCGGCCCGCTGGTGCGCCAGGTGGTGAACAAGCACGTCGCCCTGCAGATTCTCCCCGAGCACTACCCCATCGTCGGCAGTTGCCTGCTGCGCGCGATCCGTGAAGTGCTGGGCGAGGAAATTGCCACCGACACGGTAATCGAGGCCTGGGCCGTGGCCTACCAGCAACTGGCCGATATCTTCATCGGTGCCGAGGAACAGCTCTATCAGGACAACGCTACGGCACCTGGTGGCTGGCGCGGCGCGCGGGCCTTCCGCGTAGCACGCAAGGTCGTCGAGAGCACCGAGATCACCTCCTTCCATCTGGCACCTGTCGATGCTGGTGCCCTGCTCGATTACCAGCCTGGCCAGTACATCGGCATGCGCCTGCTGCTGGACGGCGAGGAAGTACGCCGCAACTACTCGCTCTCGGCCCTGGCCAACGGTCGCGAATACCGCATCAGCGTCAAGCGCGAGCCTGGCGGCCGGGTCTCCAGCCACCTGCACGATAACGTCCAGGTCGGTGACGAACTGGAGCTGTTCCCACCGGCAGGTGAGTTCACCCTGAACGCGTCGGACAAGCCACTGGCTCTGATCAGCGCCGGCGTCGGCATCACCCCGGCCCTGGCCATGCTCGATGCCGCGCGACACAGTGGCCGGCCGATCCACTTCATCCACTGCGCGCGCAATGCCGAGGTGCATGCCTTCCGCGACTGGGTCGATGCCCATGCCGCCGAGCATCCGCAGATTCGCCACTACGTCTGTTACAGCGAACCATGCGAGGGCGATGCCGCCGACGCCACCGGTTTGCTGAGCCGCGATCTGCTGGCGCAATGGCTGCCGGCTGATCGCGATCTGGACGCCTACTTCCTCGGCCCGAAACCGTTCATGGCGCAGGTCAAACGCCACCTGCAGGCGCTGGGCGTACCGGACGAGCAGAGCCGCTACGAATTCTTCGGCCCGGCTTCGGCCCTGGATAGTTGA
- a CDS encoding transmembrane sensor/regulator PpyR → MYPLNLPPAHILHLSSQLLWSGLSLLLLGLLAAYGLERYLNVPTLVLAHSLTLIGPSLLKIGYVLRLIAQERLKKRVGVHAIA, encoded by the coding sequence ATGTACCCGCTGAACCTTCCACCCGCACACATTCTGCACCTGTCCAGCCAACTGCTCTGGAGCGGCCTGTCTCTGCTGCTTCTGGGACTGCTGGCGGCCTATGGCCTGGAACGCTACCTGAATGTGCCGACACTGGTGCTGGCGCACAGCCTGACGCTGATCGGTCCGAGCCTGCTGAAGATCGGCTATGTGCTGCGCCTGATCGCGCAGGAACGTCTGAAAAAGAGGGTCGGTGTTCATGCAATTGCTTGA
- a CDS encoding energy transducer TonB translates to MIPEQRRRAYLDAMQVASWLPRTVLPFAAPSRPELLEPPQAEVEVDVVEMPAEPSAPAVAAVREASAAAVVERPKIEIPRPGAQPRQAVVEPVAAEPESVEEKPQRVSLPPPRFALQLLRAGDCALLVELPTGQPFQSRDPAYILLKDLLRAAGLPDSPQLLGEPVRWPLLVRGNMDQGPQAALEFVQSFVAARLEEQPSACLWLVGLPAIRFAGEGDEHSYNRESQVEGLGTCWALPGLELLMEEPARKRELWQAMRRVRQRWLAP, encoded by the coding sequence GTGATCCCCGAGCAGCGCCGACGTGCCTACCTCGACGCGATGCAGGTTGCCAGCTGGCTGCCGCGTACCGTATTGCCTTTCGCTGCCCCGTCACGCCCCGAGTTGCTCGAGCCGCCGCAGGCTGAGGTCGAGGTGGACGTGGTCGAAATGCCGGCCGAGCCGAGCGCTCCGGCGGTGGCTGCCGTGCGTGAAGCCTCGGCGGCAGCGGTTGTCGAACGGCCGAAGATCGAGATTCCGCGTCCAGGTGCCCAGCCGCGCCAGGCAGTTGTCGAGCCGGTAGCTGCAGAACCGGAGTCGGTCGAGGAAAAACCGCAGCGCGTTAGCCTGCCGCCTCCGCGTTTCGCCCTGCAGTTGCTGCGTGCCGGTGACTGCGCCCTGCTGGTGGAGCTGCCTACTGGCCAGCCTTTCCAGAGCCGCGACCCGGCCTACATCCTGCTCAAGGATCTGCTGCGCGCCGCCGGCTTGCCGGATAGCCCGCAACTGCTCGGCGAGCCAGTGCGCTGGCCACTGCTGGTGCGCGGCAATATGGATCAGGGCCCGCAAGCGGCGCTGGAGTTCGTGCAGAGCTTCGTTGCCGCACGGCTGGAAGAGCAGCCCAGTGCCTGCCTGTGGTTGGTCGGCCTGCCGGCCATTCGCTTCGCCGGTGAGGGCGACGAACATAGTTACAACCGCGAATCTCAGGTCGAAGGGCTGGGGACGTGCTGGGCCTTGCCGGGCCTGGAGCTGCTGATGGAAGAGCCGGCGCGCAAGCGCGAGCTGTGGCAGGCGATGCGGCGTGTTCGTCAGCGCTGGCTAGCTCCGTAA
- the rimI gene encoding ribosomal protein S18-alanine N-acetyltransferase, translated as MSDAISFRPMTEADLDAVLKIEYAAFSHPWTRGIFTDSLKSYNCWLMFEGNQQVGHGVINLILDEAHLLNITVKPESQGRGLGLRLLEHLMKEAYELGGRECFLEVRASNQSAYRLYERFGFNEVGRRRDYYPAVGGREDALVMACTLVD; from the coding sequence ATGAGCGATGCGATTTCCTTCCGCCCGATGACCGAGGCGGATCTCGATGCCGTGCTGAAGATCGAATACGCCGCCTTCAGTCATCCGTGGACGCGCGGCATCTTCACCGACAGCCTCAAGTCCTATAACTGCTGGCTGATGTTCGAAGGCAATCAGCAGGTCGGCCATGGCGTGATCAACCTGATCCTCGACGAAGCGCACCTGCTCAATATCACCGTCAAGCCGGAAAGCCAGGGCCGTGGGCTTGGCTTGCGTCTGCTCGAGCACTTGATGAAAGAAGCCTACGAGCTGGGTGGGCGCGAGTGCTTCCTCGAAGTGCGCGCCAGCAACCAGAGTGCCTACCGCCTGTACGAGCGTTTCGGCTTCAACGAGGTGGGGCGTCGCCGTGACTATTACCCGGCGGTCGGTGGACGAGAGGATGCGCTGGTGATGGCCTGTACGCTGGTCGATTGA